The genomic segment TTATCGAACAGGCGCAGCAAAACGACATGTTTGCCAAAGTCTGGCAGTCGTACAAAGACTTTAAACAAAAATCCGGCGACTGGCATAAAGTCTCGGAAGAGGCGTATTACCAAGTCAGAGAAAGCAGCAAATAATTTTCTCACCCAATAGATGCAAAAAAGCCCGGGTAAAACCCGGGCAAAGCCATTAGAAAGGGAATTAAAAACGCAGGGGCGAACCCCTGCCAAAGGACAATTACTTCAGATCAAACCGGTCGGCCGTCATCACTTTGCTCCAGGCGCTGACAAAGTCCTGCACAAATTTCTCGTCGCTGTCGTCTTGCGAGTAAAACTCGGCAATAGCGCGCAGCTCGGAGTTGGAGCCAAAGATCAAATCCACCGGGGTGGCGGTCCACTTCACCTTGCCCGTGTCGCGATCCAACCCCTGGAAAATACCGGCCTGGTCATCGGACTTTTGCCACACGGTGGACATGTCCACCAGGTTGACGAAAAAGTCGTTGCTGAGCGCGCCCGGCTGATCGGTAAACACACCGTGCTGGCTGCCATCGGCGTTGGCTTGCAGTACGCGCATACCACCCACCAGTGCGGTCATTTCCGGCACGCTTAAATCCAACAGCGCAGCGCGCTCTACCAGTGCTTCGGCCGGGTTACGGTCGTAGCCTTTGGCGTGGTAGTTACGGAAGCCGTCAGACTTAGGCTCCAGCCAGGCAAAGGTGTCGACGTCGGTCATATCCTGGCTGGCATCGGTACGGCCGGGGTAGAAAGGCACCTCGATGTCGTAGCCGGCTTTACTCGCCGCCTGCTCAATGGCCACGGCGCCGCCCAGAACGATGACATCGGCCAGTGATACCTGGGTTTTACCGGCTTTGTCGTTGAACCTGCTCTGCACGTCTTGCAACACACTCAGCACGCGCTGCAGCTCTTGGGGCTGGTTGACCGCCCAGTCTTTTTGCGGTGCCAGGCGAATGCGTGCGCCATTGGCGCCGCCGCGCATATCGGTCTCGCGGTAGGAGGCGGCCGATGCCCAGGCGGTTTTCACCAGGTCGCTGGTGCTGAGGTCAGTATCCAAAATGGCTTTTTTGAGCTTTTTAATATCGCGCTCGCCAATTTGCTGGTAGTCCGCCTCCGGGACTGGGTCTTGCCAAACGAAAGTTTGCTCGGGAACCAGATCGCCAATGTAACGCGAGGTGGGGCCCATATCGCGGTGGGTCAGTTTGAACCAGGCGCGGGCGTAGGCGCGGGTAAACTCCTCTGGGTCGTTCAACCACTTTTGCGTAATTTCGCGATAGGCCGGGTCAACTTTTAAGGCCAAGTCAGTGGTCATCATTATGGGAGCGTGGCGCTTGGTGGCGTCGTGGGCATCGGGCACCATGTTGGCAGCCGCGCCGTCTTTAGGCACCCACTGTTTGGCGCCGGCCGGGCTGGCGCTCAGCTCCCACTCAAAGCCGTACAGGTTTTGCAAAAAGTTGTGGGTCCACTGCGCCGGGCTGATGGTCCAGGCGCCTTCTAGGCCACTGGTGACGGTATCTTCAGCGTTGCCTTTACCGCATTTGTTTTTCCACCCTAAGCCTTGATCTTCCAGGCTGGCGGCTTCCGGGTCGGCGCCGACACAGTCGGAGGGCTTGTGCGCACCGTGGGCTTTACCAAAGGTGTGGCCACCGGCAATCAGGGCGACGGTTTCTTCATCGTTCATGCCCATGCGGCCAAAGGCCTGGCGAATATCGTGGGCGGCCGCCTGGGGGTCCGGGTTGCCGTGGGGGCCTTCAGGGTTGACGTAAATCAGGCCCATTTCGGTAGCGCCAAAGGGCTTGTCCAGCTTGCGATCACCGCTGTGGCGCTTGTCGGTTAGCCATTCGCCCTCGGGGCCCCAGTTAACTTCTTCGGGTTCCCACTCGTCATCGCGGCCAAAGGCAAAACCGATGATGGGAAAGCCCATATCTTCCATACCAATGGTGCCGGCCAGGACCAGCAGATCGGCCCACGACAAGTTATTGCCGTACTTTTGCTTAATCGGCTGCAGCAGGCGGCGGGCTTTATCCAGGCTGGCGTTATCGGGCCAGCTGTTGAGCGGGGCAAAGCGCTGCATACCACCGTCGGCGCCACCGCGGCCGTCCACCATGCGGTAGGTACCGGCGGCGTGCCACGACATACGAATAAAGAAGGGGCCATAGTGGCCGTAGTCGGCGGGCCACCAGTCTTGCGAGGTGGTCATCAGCTCTTTCAAATCTTTTTTCAGCGCCTCTACATCCAGATCTTTTAGCGCTTGCTGGTAGTCAAAATTCTCGGGGCGCGGGTCGGCCGAGGCGGATGAGTCGCGCAGCGGCTCCAGGCTCAGACGGTTGGGCCACCAGTAATCGTTGTTGGGGGTATTGCCTGTGTTGGCTTGGGCGGTAGCGCCCATAGCGCACAGTACGGCGATTGAGAGAAGCCTTTTCGGCATTGAGGGTGTCATTGTCGCTGTCCTCTTTCCAGTGGTTTGCGGTAAACAGGAGCGATAACAAGAGGGTGTATCCGTAATTGGCTAGCAGGGTTACTTGTTATCGGCGACAACTTTAGATGCACTTTATCGGTGCAACCAATTTCATTTATTGAAGTGCTCGATAGGTATTTTTAATGGCGGTCTTTTAACTGATCATCTATACAAATATCTTATGGAGGAAAATTGCCGATATTAAGCCAAAAGCACCAAAATAATGCGTAAATCTCAGTCTATGGCAGGTGGGCGGGCAAGAGCACCGAAAGCCTGTGCCCGCTCCAGACCACTTTATGGCAGGGCCGCATCCAGCGCGCGATCAAAGCATTTGCCATCAAAAGGCACCACCAACACCTTGCTGCCGTGGGCGTCGTTGCCCATATCGTCCCACTTGTTCACATCCAGAGCCGAGAAAGTAAAGTGGGTGACATGGCCGTTTTCTACCAACACTCCAGGGCGTTCCAGCAGGCTCCAGGTGTTTTTACTGCCGTCGGTATATTCAAATCCCAGGCGTGGGTCGTAGGCGATGCCGGTATCCACCCAGTTATCGATGCCGTTGCGCGAGACCAAATGACGCGCCTTGCGAATGTCCCACCAGTTAAGGGTAATGTGATACAGGCCGCCGCTGTACCAGACAATCGGGTCTTCGGCCTTGCTGTTATCGTAGCCTTCAATTGTGGGCCAAATGCTGGGCCCCTGAGCAACGTAAGGCCCCATAATATCGTCGCTCAGCATCACGATACCCGGGCGCGATACCAGCATAAAGGTATCGTCGGGGCGCACGATAATGCTCACATTAGCTCCGGCATGCTCCAGGCTTTGGCCATTGGCCTCCATGGTTACGGTGCCCTGCAACTCAAACTCGCCGTCAATGGTATCGGAGATAAACACATCCCCGGCGCGCCCCGCATCACTGGCGACGACATAATAGCGGCCGTCGGGCAGTACGCCGCCGGTAATATTGTGGCCCAGACCATCGCGGTCTGAGAAAAACGGTTGTGGGTTTTGGTAGGGGCCTTTAGGCGAGTCGCCAATGGCATGTACGGCAATCGATTTAGACCAATCGTAATGCGTTAAATCACCCGACCAGCGGCTGGCAAATAAATGATACTTACCCTCGGGGCCCTTAATAATTTTGCCATCCCAGTAGTTCCATGCCGGCTGCGCCTGGGCACTTTCCAGGCCGTTATCAATATCGCGTGGCAGCACGCCTTCGGCGCCCCAGACCTTATCGCTTTGATTGCCCAGAGGCATCGGCTTAAAGTAATCCACCATGCGCAACGAGTCCTTCCCCTCGCAGGCACTCGGATTCCGATCGGTATGGTCAGAAACAGACGCTTGATGACTACAGGCACAAAGAAGGGCGCTGGCGACCAGCAACAGTGAGGGTTTGCTTAAGGGCATGGGCTTTTCCTTTTTCGTATTTATAATGGGCACTTCTATTAATCCAGAGTTGCCTCTGGCTTTCAGGGCTTTCCGAGATCAAGGCGGCTTTGCGACGTCGGGCTGGTTGCCCGCCGAGTAAAGCCAACACAGAGATCGGTAAGCCCTGAAAGCCCCGAAGGGCGCGGCCAAAACGCCCATCCGCTGTGTTGTTCTTCTTGCTAAGGGCTACGGCCATTAGCGGCGAAGAGCGCCGTGCGGAGTGAACGTTTTGGACTCGCGCAGAGACAATTCTGGATTAATAGAGGTGCCCTAAAGCCAAAGATACCCCAGTAGCTCGCCCCGCGCGATGCCCTAAAACGACGCACAGGACTCGCTTTACAATCCTTAATTCAGTCAGCCGTCGAAACTCAGCCCCACTTAAGCCCGGTGCCCGTGGCGCCGCGTTTTACCAGCTCTATCAGGGCGGACTTATCGGGCAGGTTCGAGTGCTCGATTTTTCGCACCCAATCGGCGGTGACTTCTTCCTGTTGCAAATAATGAATCAGGTGCTGTTCCAAACGCTCATGGGGCAGCGCTTGCAGGTGGCGTATTCCCTCGTGGTAAACGATACGACTGGCCAGCACTGAGGCCATGGCACGGGAAAAATAGCTGGCCGGTAGTTTGTCCAAAGCCGTGTCACCGGCTTTATGCAACAGCGACCGGGGAAAGAATTCCATTAACAGCGCCCGGCATACGCCATCGCGGGGCACCCTGCCGGAGTCTATTAGCCCCGCGATCACATTGGTTAGGGCGATGATTTCTTGCGAAAGCTGCATACTGAGTTGGGCGAGGCTGGAGTCCGGCTGAAAATAAAACTCGCGAAACAAAGTTTTTGCCTCTAACAGAGCCAGAGCGCGCAGTTTTTGTTTTACCTCTTCGACAAACGTTTTTTTTATTTGCAAAAAAGCCGCTTCATTTAACATCATGCCCGCGGCGATTTCGTAACTACTGCAAATAACCCCGCACTTATTGGCCGAGCTATCTTTGACGATAAACACCCCCTGCCGGGTTAGCCACTCGCGGGCCTTGGGGGTTAAAAACAGGTTGGCGCCTTCCACAATCAATTTGCTCGCAGGCTTGCCCTGGGCGTCAATAAACTGCGGCGCATTGGCTTCGTTAATGGTGCCGGGCCGCCCCCCGGCGGGCACAAACACGTCGGAGGACAGGCGACAGTGCAGCGTGTTCCTCGCCTCAATGCCGCCGGGCTCGTCAATGCCGAGCACCCGGCCCCGGGGGCCGAGCTTTTGCCTGTCGAAGTGGGCAATGGTCAGGCTTTGCTCAACCAAGCGTAACAGTTCGTCGCGCGCGAGGCCCTCGGGGTCTTCCGCGCAGCCGCTGCCGTCGGCAATGCCGGTAATCGCCGCCGTGTCGGGATAATCACGAAACAGAATGCGGATTAAATTGCCCGCTACATCACCATCGGGGCCGCCGGTCATGGTAACGGTGAAAGGCTGCGTTGCCGGATCAATGCCTATGTTTTCCAGCCCCACCTGCAAAAAGACATTCACCCCTTCACTGGTCACGCCATAGGCTTTGTGATTAATTCCGGCACCGGGTTTTGAGCTCATAAACGAGGCGGGCAGGGGGTAACCGCGTTGCCCGGCTCGCTGGATAATCCACTCGATTAATTGATCCGAGACATTTTCATCCGGGCCTAGAAAGAGAAGCTCGGGTGCGGGGTAATAATCGCATCGCCGCTCCTGGGTAAGGGGGTTGTCCAAAATCAAATCGAGCAAACTATCGACATACGATTTTCCGCAGCGCATGGTATTCGCCGAAGGTTTGACCAGAATGACGCCCTTAGAACCCCCTTCGGGTATGTCTTTGTTTTTAAGCTGTTGCGCGCTCGCCAGTTGGTAGGCCTCATCAAACAGGCGCTTTACTTCAATGCCATGCTGATCAATGGCCTGCGGCTGTACAATGCGCACGCCGCCACGGGCGACATCTTCAAAGCGCACATGGAAACCATCAAAGGC from the Gilvimarinus sp. DA14 genome contains:
- a CDS encoding glycoside hydrolase family protein, with the protein product MPLSKPSLLLVASALLCACSHQASVSDHTDRNPSACEGKDSLRMVDYFKPMPLGNQSDKVWGAEGVLPRDIDNGLESAQAQPAWNYWDGKIIKGPEGKYHLFASRWSGDLTHYDWSKSIAVHAIGDSPKGPYQNPQPFFSDRDGLGHNITGGVLPDGRYYVVASDAGRAGDVFISDTIDGEFELQGTVTMEANGQSLEHAGANVSIIVRPDDTFMLVSRPGIVMLSDDIMGPYVAQGPSIWPTIEGYDNSKAEDPIVWYSGGLYHITLNWWDIRKARHLVSRNGIDNWVDTGIAYDPRLGFEYTDGSKNTWSLLERPGVLVENGHVTHFTFSALDVNKWDDMGNDAHGSKVLVVPFDGKCFDRALDAALP
- a CDS encoding NAD-glutamate dehydrogenase domain-containing protein, with amino-acid sequence MPNELKETFKSGLIQYVTDSTDSMLDNFFGIMPNSYFSSNDEQTILQHLSAILLANISGSQERIMLENHDASRQTYIHFGGYPGLLGDILQQIPAHKSIQQARAYTANDNSLVIDVFDFGQAKQATRHSSSMRRETLLAELKSPNVEYDKATRETLRDFVGAANHNYLARYSLAQLSEHARLAQKVRNTLDSESIMTPAAGASSAYQIAYAAGQVDSTNLFTRVARFCGKHGIDIRESYVENFDLNTPEQRTLLVLEVLISEPNAGQMSQFNAEINRLAYLDKEVLQVAFTRPGWSLSEAEVLVGLCHLADQALSATTSGEFSRHTMLTDVLNEDGIAQALARLVLVRFDSKSSHDFTRLHTELAATINDQVADSRVAQLFNALLNLTQHLLKANLYAPRRYALAFKVNPEVMVSQQRPQQAFGIFYVFGKAFDGFHVRFEDVARGGVRIVQPQAIDQHGIEVKRLFDEAYQLASAQQLKNKDIPEGGSKGVILVKPSANTMRCGKSYVDSLLDLILDNPLTQERRCDYYPAPELLFLGPDENVSDQLIEWIIQRAGQRGYPLPASFMSSKPGAGINHKAYGVTSEGVNVFLQVGLENIGIDPATQPFTVTMTGGPDGDVAGNLIRILFRDYPDTAAITGIADGSGCAEDPEGLARDELLRLVEQSLTIAHFDRQKLGPRGRVLGIDEPGGIEARNTLHCRLSSDVFVPAGGRPGTINEANAPQFIDAQGKPASKLIVEGANLFLTPKAREWLTRQGVFIVKDSSANKCGVICSSYEIAAGMMLNEAAFLQIKKTFVEEVKQKLRALALLEAKTLFREFYFQPDSSLAQLSMQLSQEIIALTNVIAGLIDSGRVPRDGVCRALLMEFFPRSLLHKAGDTALDKLPASYFSRAMASVLASRIVYHEGIRHLQALPHERLEQHLIHYLQQEEVTADWVRKIEHSNLPDKSALIELVKRGATGTGLKWG
- the katG gene encoding catalase/peroxidase HPI, producing MTPSMPKRLLSIAVLCAMGATAQANTGNTPNNDYWWPNRLSLEPLRDSSASADPRPENFDYQQALKDLDVEALKKDLKELMTTSQDWWPADYGHYGPFFIRMSWHAAGTYRMVDGRGGADGGMQRFAPLNSWPDNASLDKARRLLQPIKQKYGNNLSWADLLVLAGTIGMEDMGFPIIGFAFGRDDEWEPEEVNWGPEGEWLTDKRHSGDRKLDKPFGATEMGLIYVNPEGPHGNPDPQAAAHDIRQAFGRMGMNDEETVALIAGGHTFGKAHGAHKPSDCVGADPEAASLEDQGLGWKNKCGKGNAEDTVTSGLEGAWTISPAQWTHNFLQNLYGFEWELSASPAGAKQWVPKDGAAANMVPDAHDATKRHAPIMMTTDLALKVDPAYREITQKWLNDPEEFTRAYARAWFKLTHRDMGPTSRYIGDLVPEQTFVWQDPVPEADYQQIGERDIKKLKKAILDTDLSTSDLVKTAWASAASYRETDMRGGANGARIRLAPQKDWAVNQPQELQRVLSVLQDVQSRFNDKAGKTQVSLADVIVLGGAVAIEQAASKAGYDIEVPFYPGRTDASQDMTDVDTFAWLEPKSDGFRNYHAKGYDRNPAEALVERAALLDLSVPEMTALVGGMRVLQANADGSQHGVFTDQPGALSNDFFVNLVDMSTVWQKSDDQAGIFQGLDRDTGKVKWTATPVDLIFGSNSELRAIAEFYSQDDSDEKFVQDFVSAWSKVMTADRFDLK